The Desulfuromonas versatilis genome has a segment encoding these proteins:
- the efp gene encoding elongation factor P: protein MYSCADLKKGLKLMIDGEPHVIVQFDFTKPGKGQALYKCKLRNMITGSLFDRTYRSGESFEPASLEEREMQYLYQDETGYVFMDNRNFEQVTMSADTLGDDKYFLVDNMEVKILLFNGQGIGITLPNFVNLRVTQADPWVKGDTAAGNNKPATVETGYSLQVPSFVEQDTLIQIDTRTGEYVTRVKE, encoded by the coding sequence ATGTACAGCTGCGCCGACCTGAAGAAAGGTCTCAAATTGATGATCGACGGCGAACCCCACGTCATCGTCCAGTTCGATTTCACCAAGCCCGGCAAGGGCCAGGCGCTCTACAAGTGCAAGCTGCGCAACATGATCACCGGCTCGCTGTTCGACCGCACCTACCGCAGTGGCGAGTCCTTCGAGCCGGCCAGCCTCGAAGAGCGGGAAATGCAATACCTCTACCAGGATGAGACCGGCTACGTCTTCATGGACAACCGCAACTTCGAGCAGGTCACCATGAGCGCCGACACCCTGGGCGACGACAAGTACTTCCTGGTCGACAACATGGAGGTCAAGATCCTGCTGTTCAACGGCCAGGGAATCGGCATCACCCTGCCCAACTTCGTCAACCTGCGCGTCACCCAGGCCGACCCCTGGGTCAAGGGCGACACCGCCGCCGGCAACAACAAGCCGGCCACCGTCGAGACCGGCTACAGCCTGCAGGTCCCCTCCTTCGTCGAGCAGGACACGCTGATCCAGATCGACACCCGCACCGGCGAGTACGTGACCCGCGTCAAGGAATAA
- a CDS encoding EF-P lysine aminoacylase GenX, with product MEPNWALARKRPALEKRARILQGIRAFFVAREFLEVETPQRIPANAPEFHIDAVGSEGWFLHTSPELCMKRLLAAGYPRLFQLCRCWRQGERGSRHLPEFTMLEWYRAEADYRALMDDCEALLQALLPQGRLTWQGQAIDLAPPWERLSVREAFARYASIGLDEALGGGRFDEIIALEVEPHLGLQTPTFLIDYPVQLAALARAKPADPRVAERFELYIAGLELANAFSELTDPVEQRQRFARDEAERRAAGKPPYPSPEKFLDELAAMPPAAGIALGVDRLVQLLCDAATIDQVVAFTPEEL from the coding sequence ATGGAACCGAACTGGGCGCTGGCGCGAAAGCGCCCCGCCCTGGAAAAACGGGCCCGGATCCTTCAAGGGATCCGGGCCTTTTTCGTAGCGCGGGAATTTCTCGAAGTGGAGACCCCGCAGCGCATCCCCGCCAACGCCCCCGAGTTCCACATCGATGCGGTAGGCAGCGAGGGGTGGTTTCTGCACACCTCGCCCGAGCTGTGCATGAAGCGCCTGCTCGCCGCCGGCTACCCGCGCCTGTTCCAGCTCTGCCGCTGCTGGCGCCAGGGGGAGCGCGGCAGCCGGCACCTGCCCGAGTTCACCATGCTCGAATGGTACCGGGCCGAGGCCGACTACCGGGCCCTGATGGATGACTGCGAGGCGCTGCTGCAGGCGCTGCTCCCGCAAGGGCGGCTCACCTGGCAGGGACAGGCCATCGACCTGGCGCCCCCCTGGGAGCGGCTCAGCGTGCGCGAGGCCTTTGCCCGCTACGCCTCCATCGGCCTGGACGAGGCTCTGGGCGGCGGCCGCTTCGACGAGATCATCGCCCTGGAGGTCGAGCCGCACCTGGGGCTGCAGACCCCGACCTTTCTCATCGACTACCCAGTCCAGCTGGCCGCTCTGGCCCGGGCCAAGCCCGCCGATCCCCGAGTCGCCGAGCGCTTCGAACTCTACATCGCCGGGCTCGAGTTGGCCAACGCCTTCTCCGAGCTGACCGACCCCGTCGAGCAGCGCCAGCGCTTCGCCCGGGACGAGGCCGAGCGGCGCGCTGCCGGCAAGCCCCCCTACCCCTCGCCGGAGAAGTTTCTCGACGAGCTCGCCGCCATGCCCCCCGCCGCCGGCATCGCCCTGGGGGTCGACCGGCTGGTGCAGCTACTGTGCGACGCCGCGACCATCGACCAGGTGGTGGCCTTCACCCCGGAGGAGCTCTGA
- a CDS encoding KamA family radical SAM protein produces the protein MELWQQQLKQCITTPAQLAEHFPVDVAALEAVVERYPMRITPHYLGLIREIGDPIWKQCVPDPAELLADGLPADPLNEEHLSPVPSIVHRYPDRALFLVSNVCAAYCRFCTRKRKVGCGGHSVSFGEILDGIDYIGRNPRIKDVLLSGGDPLLMSDRMLGDILARLRRIPHVEVIRIGSRVPVTLPERITEELCRTLRQFHPLYLNTHFNHPAELTAAAAEACGRLADAGIALGNQTVLLAGVNDEPAVMAELVRGLMRIRVRPYYLHQMDLTAGTGHFRSRLERGLEILAALGGEVSGMAIPQYVVDLPGGKGKVPLVPGYLERLGESALLRAPDGERIVYPNGD, from the coding sequence ATGGAACTCTGGCAGCAGCAGCTCAAGCAGTGCATCACCACCCCGGCGCAACTCGCCGAGCATTTCCCTGTCGACGTGGCGGCGCTCGAGGCGGTGGTCGAGCGCTACCCCATGCGCATCACCCCCCACTACCTGGGGCTGATCCGCGAAATCGGCGACCCGATCTGGAAACAGTGCGTCCCCGACCCGGCCGAACTGCTGGCCGACGGCCTGCCCGCCGACCCGCTCAACGAGGAACACCTGTCGCCGGTCCCGAGCATCGTCCACCGTTACCCCGACCGGGCCCTGTTTCTGGTCTCCAACGTCTGCGCCGCCTACTGCCGCTTCTGCACCCGCAAGCGCAAGGTCGGCTGCGGCGGCCACTCGGTCTCCTTCGGCGAGATCCTCGACGGCATCGACTACATCGGCCGCAACCCGCGGATCAAGGACGTGCTGCTCTCCGGGGGCGACCCGCTGCTGATGTCCGACCGCATGCTCGGCGACATCCTGGCGCGGCTGCGCAGGATCCCCCACGTGGAGGTCATCCGCATCGGCAGCCGGGTCCCCGTCACCCTGCCCGAGCGGATCACCGAGGAGCTCTGCCGCACCCTCCGGCAGTTCCATCCCCTCTATCTCAATACCCACTTCAACCACCCCGCCGAGCTCACCGCCGCAGCCGCCGAGGCCTGCGGGCGGCTGGCCGACGCCGGTATCGCCCTGGGCAACCAGACGGTGCTGCTGGCCGGGGTCAACGACGAGCCGGCGGTGATGGCCGAGCTGGTGCGGGGGCTGATGCGGATTCGGGTGCGCCCCTATTATCTGCACCAGATGGATCTGACCGCCGGCACCGGGCATTTCCGCAGCCGCCTCGAAAGGGGGCTGGAGATCCTCGCCGCGCTGGGCGGCGAGGTTTCGGGGATGGCCATTCCCCAGTACGTGGTCGATCTGCCGGGGGGCAAGGGCAAGGTGCCGCTGGTCCCGGGCTATCTGGAGCGCCTGGGCGAGAGCGCCCTGCTGCGGGCCCCTGACGGCGAGCGCATCGTCTATCCCAACGGCGACTGA
- a CDS encoding B12-binding domain-containing radical SAM protein, whose amino-acid sequence MDVLLIHPPAAKPAEAPLGVAVLLAHLRGQGVATEAVDANLEAYLHLLDPERLRTAAGDQPSTALRRALRHAAKSLELLRSAEGARSSARYATAVEHLNRALGLWRGEGGAERLTLGDYQHGGCSEFDPVALERLARGGLATIFDDYFRQRLLPRVAQLGPRLVGLSVNYRHQVVPAFALAGLLRREFPALEVIGGGGMFSSWKGPLLERGHGFSCFSRIVFGPGELSLERLARGAGGGSYFLEDGARVGLLPDYGFAPLGDYLSPRATLQLSASRGCYWRRCQFCPEASAPTHPYSSAPAEAFPDLLLELAARYRVRHFHLTDNAVPLGVLRALARRAGDLGGLNWHGFVRFEPALLEQPLVDGLAAAGCRLLQLGLESGSQAVLDRLGKGIRLEAAARILGNLRRAGIASYVYIMLGTPGESEADAEQTLRFLEAHAGEIDFLNLAIMNLPRESGLLAEPQAAGIRHSAGLGAAGDLGLYRSFEPSGGWGRAEARRFLKQRLLGSPAIREIVNRTPPLFTSNHAWFFPPDEK is encoded by the coding sequence GTGGACGTGCTGCTGATTCATCCCCCCGCCGCCAAGCCCGCCGAGGCTCCGCTGGGGGTCGCGGTGCTGCTCGCCCACCTGCGCGGCCAGGGGGTCGCCACCGAGGCCGTTGACGCCAACCTCGAGGCCTACCTTCACCTGCTCGATCCCGAGCGGCTGCGGACGGCAGCCGGCGACCAGCCTTCCACCGCCCTGCGCCGGGCCCTGCGCCACGCGGCAAAGTCCCTGGAGCTGCTGCGCTCGGCGGAAGGGGCACGCTCGAGTGCCCGCTACGCCACCGCGGTGGAACACCTCAACCGGGCGCTGGGCCTCTGGCGGGGGGAGGGCGGCGCCGAGCGGCTGACCCTGGGGGACTACCAGCACGGCGGCTGCAGCGAGTTCGATCCCGTCGCCCTGGAAAGACTGGCGCGCGGAGGTCTGGCGACGATTTTCGACGACTATTTCCGCCAGCGGCTCCTGCCCCGGGTGGCGCAGCTGGGGCCGCGCCTGGTGGGGCTTTCGGTCAACTACCGCCACCAGGTGGTGCCCGCCTTCGCCCTGGCCGGGCTGCTGCGGCGCGAGTTCCCCGCCCTGGAGGTAATCGGCGGGGGGGGCATGTTCAGCTCCTGGAAAGGGCCCCTGCTGGAGCGCGGCCACGGGTTTTCCTGTTTTTCCCGCATCGTTTTCGGCCCCGGCGAACTCTCCCTGGAGCGCCTGGCCCGCGGCGCGGGGGGCGGCAGCTATTTTCTCGAGGACGGCGCGCGGGTCGGGCTGCTCCCCGACTACGGATTCGCCCCCCTGGGGGACTATTTATCGCCCCGGGCGACCCTGCAGCTGAGCGCCAGCCGCGGCTGTTACTGGCGGCGCTGCCAGTTCTGCCCCGAAGCCAGCGCGCCGACCCACCCCTACAGCTCGGCGCCGGCCGAGGCGTTCCCGGACCTGCTGCTCGAGCTGGCCGCGCGCTACCGGGTGCGGCACTTCCACCTGACCGACAACGCCGTGCCGCTCGGGGTGCTGCGGGCCCTGGCCCGCCGGGCGGGGGATCTCGGGGGGCTCAACTGGCACGGCTTCGTCCGCTTCGAGCCGGCGCTGCTCGAGCAGCCCCTGGTCGACGGGCTGGCCGCCGCCGGCTGCCGCCTGCTGCAGCTTGGTCTGGAGAGCGGCTCCCAGGCAGTGCTCGACCGGCTCGGCAAGGGGATCCGCCTGGAGGCCGCGGCGCGGATCCTCGGCAACCTGCGCCGAGCGGGGATCGCCAGCTACGTCTACATCATGCTCGGCACCCCGGGGGAGAGCGAAGCCGACGCCGAGCAGACCCTGAGGTTTCTCGAGGCCCATGCCGGGGAGATCGACTTTCTGAACCTCGCCATCATGAACCTGCCCCGCGAGTCGGGGCTGCTGGCCGAGCCGCAAGCCGCCGGTATCCGCCATTCCGCCGGGCTGGGCGCCGCGGGGGACCTCGGGCTGTACCGCTCCTTCGAGCCCTCAGGCGGCTGGGGGAGGGCCGAGGCGCGCCGCTTCCTGAAGCAGCGGCTGCTCGGGTCGCCGGCCATCCGCGAGATCGTCAACCGGACCCCGCCCCTGTTCACCTCCAATCATGCCTGGTTTTTCCCGCCCGATGAGAAATGA
- a CDS encoding MauE/DoxX family redox-associated membrane protein: MSRAGRYLYHLSRLLLGGLFLYAGAIKASDITAFAGDVANYQILPYAWNYLVAATLPYVEAVAGLLLVCNRKVRPAALLLGGLTAVFMVALASVVARGMEIDCGCFDPGGEGHTSAWAALARDAGIMILVFLTYRLRGRLPT, from the coding sequence ATGAGCCGGGCAGGCCGATATCTCTACCATCTGAGCAGGCTGCTGCTGGGCGGGTTGTTCCTCTACGCCGGGGCCATCAAGGCCAGCGATATCACCGCTTTCGCCGGCGACGTGGCCAATTACCAGATCCTCCCCTATGCCTGGAACTACCTGGTGGCCGCCACCCTTCCCTACGTGGAGGCGGTCGCCGGGCTGCTGCTGGTCTGCAATCGCAAGGTGCGTCCCGCGGCCTTGCTGCTCGGCGGCCTGACCGCTGTCTTCATGGTGGCCCTGGCTTCGGTGGTGGCCCGGGGCATGGAGATCGACTGCGGCTGCTTCGATCCCGGCGGCGAAGGGCACACCAGCGCCTGGGCCGCCCTGGCCCGCGACGCCGGGATCATGATCCTGGTGTTTCTCACCTACCGGTTGCGGGGCCGGCTCCCCACCTGA
- a CDS encoding rhodanese-like domain-containing protein, which translates to MSAEFRRIALEAVVIFVLGVVLGLSFNTQLVMDAFSGKVKAPLRLVQEPPADEGNPNALRFPIPVELAQVRELLAGGAIAVDARAWEVYLEGHLPGAWSLPLGEVDSALAGFAAKVPRDAVLVIYCSGFGCPDSFDLGVRLLTEGYEDVRVYEGGFPEWRDAGLNVEKGEP; encoded by the coding sequence TTGTCCGCCGAATTTCGCCGCATAGCCCTGGAGGCCGTCGTCATCTTCGTGCTCGGCGTGGTGCTGGGCCTCTCCTTCAACACCCAGCTGGTGATGGATGCCTTCTCCGGCAAGGTCAAGGCGCCGCTGCGCCTGGTCCAGGAGCCGCCCGCCGACGAGGGGAATCCAAACGCCCTGCGCTTCCCGATCCCGGTGGAGCTCGCCCAGGTCCGCGAACTGCTGGCCGGCGGGGCGATCGCCGTGGACGCCCGGGCCTGGGAAGTTTACCTCGAGGGGCACCTGCCCGGAGCCTGGTCCCTGCCTTTGGGCGAGGTCGACAGCGCCCTGGCGGGGTTCGCCGCCAAGGTGCCCCGGGATGCGGTCCTGGTGATCTACTGCAGCGGCTTCGGCTGCCCCGACTCCTTCGACCTCGGAGTCAGGCTGCTGACCGAGGGGTATGAGGACGTGCGGGTTTACGAGGGGGGCTTCCCCGAGTGGCGCGACGCGGGCCTGAACGTGGAAAAGGGAGAACCATGA
- a CDS encoding SlyX family protein → MSSLEERLNELEIRYAHQSNLVEELNEVVVECDRRLARLERENRMVMEMLRALAPSLPESPDE, encoded by the coding sequence TTGAGCAGCCTTGAAGAGCGCCTGAACGAGCTGGAAATTCGCTACGCCCACCAGTCCAACCTGGTCGAGGAACTGAACGAGGTGGTCGTCGAGTGCGACCGGCGCCTCGCCCGCCTCGAACGGGAAAACCGCATGGTCATGGAGATGCTCCGGGCCCTGGCGCCCAGCCTCCCCGAGTCCCCCGACGAGTGA
- a CDS encoding SCO family protein: MIQATTPSPLARALLPALPCVWLLAALAFALVPAASLGGVQPAGPSPIGVEERLGESIPLDLSFTDEEGRRVLLKELISRPTIIAPVYYRCSNVCNFLQVGLARSLPELKLKPGEDFQVLSISFDETETPHWARNIKRIHMAAMGGKFPEQSWRFLTGELEDIQRLTEAAGYRYQRQGVDFLHPVAVFVVTADGKIVRYLYGTSYLPMDLTLSLMEAAEGRVGPTIRKVVEFCFSYDPANKTYVFNLLRVSGTIVFLTAAGLLTFLVVTGRRKNLH, translated from the coding sequence ATGATTCAAGCCACCACGCCCTCCCCCCTCGCCCGCGCGCTGCTCCCCGCGCTCCCCTGCGTCTGGTTGCTGGCGGCCCTGGCCTTTGCCCTGGTCCCGGCAGCTTCGCTGGGCGGGGTGCAGCCGGCCGGGCCATCCCCGATCGGAGTCGAAGAGCGCCTTGGGGAGAGCATCCCCCTCGATCTGAGCTTTACCGACGAGGAGGGGCGACGGGTGCTGCTCAAGGAGCTGATCAGCCGGCCGACCATCATCGCCCCGGTCTATTACCGCTGCTCCAACGTCTGCAATTTTCTGCAGGTGGGGCTGGCCCGCTCCCTGCCCGAGCTGAAACTGAAACCCGGGGAAGACTTCCAGGTCCTCTCGATCAGCTTCGACGAAACCGAGACGCCCCACTGGGCGCGCAACATAAAGCGCATCCACATGGCCGCCATGGGGGGGAAGTTTCCCGAGCAGAGCTGGCGCTTTCTGACCGGAGAGCTCGAGGACATCCAACGCCTGACCGAGGCCGCCGGCTACCGCTACCAGCGCCAGGGGGTCGACTTTCTCCACCCGGTGGCGGTCTTCGTGGTCACCGCCGACGGCAAGATCGTCCGCTACCTCTACGGGACGTCGTATCTGCCGATGGACCTGACCCTGTCGCTGATGGAGGCGGCCGAGGGGCGCGTCGGCCCCACCATCCGCAAGGTGGTGGAATTCTGTTTCAGCTACGACCCGGCCAACAAGACCTACGTCTTCAACCTGTTGCGGGTGTCGGGAACCATTGTCTTTCTGACCGCGGCGGGGCTGCTGACCTTCCTGGTCGTCACCGGCCGCAGGAAAAACCTTCACTGA
- the ctaD gene encoding cytochrome c oxidase subunit I produces the protein MAETHLQATAPDRGFLTPREDYSGLFSWIFSTDHKRIGLLYFWSIVTFFLTGVTLGLLIRLELFLPGKTIVEAQTYNAMFTLHGVIMIFLFIIPGIPAAFGNLVLPIQIGAKDVAFPRLNLLSWWLYAIGAAMALGSLFSGGGAPDTGWTFYVPFSVQTTTNVSLAAFAVFILGFSSILTGLNFITTIHRMRAPGMSWGRLPLFIWSLYATAWVQVLATPILGITLALVLVERLLGTGLFDPTRGGDPIMFQHLFWIYSHPAVYIMVLPGMGVISDIIPVFARKPAFGYKAIAVSSIAIAAAGSLVWGHHMFTSGMSDMAVLVFSLLTFVVAIPSAVKVFNWVATLYKGSISLDPPLLFALSFILLFAIGGLTGLVLGAPATDVHVHDTHFVVGHFHYTMFGGTGMAFFAAMHYWLPKIYGRMYNKRIATIAWGLIFVGFNVLYLSMKVVGMQGMPRRYYDYIPEFTRLNQLATVGSWILGIGVFLMFFNLIRGTFRGQPVGDNPWGGATLEWTTSSPPPTENFEVDPVVTHGPYDFKAAGIL, from the coding sequence ATGGCAGAGACACACCTTCAGGCTACGGCACCGGACCGGGGCTTTCTGACCCCGCGGGAGGACTACTCGGGACTCTTCTCGTGGATTTTCTCCACCGACCACAAACGGATCGGCCTGCTCTACTTCTGGTCCATCGTCACCTTTTTCCTCACCGGGGTCACCCTCGGGCTGCTGATCCGCCTGGAGCTGTTTCTGCCGGGCAAGACCATCGTCGAGGCCCAGACCTACAACGCCATGTTCACCCTGCACGGGGTGATCATGATCTTCCTGTTCATCATCCCCGGCATCCCGGCGGCCTTCGGCAACCTGGTGCTGCCGATCCAGATCGGCGCCAAGGACGTGGCCTTCCCGCGGCTGAACCTGCTCTCCTGGTGGCTCTACGCCATCGGCGCGGCCATGGCCCTGGGCTCGCTGTTCAGCGGCGGCGGGGCCCCCGACACCGGCTGGACCTTCTACGTCCCCTTCAGCGTGCAGACCACCACCAACGTCTCGCTGGCCGCCTTCGCCGTGTTCATCCTCGGCTTCTCCTCGATCCTCACCGGCCTCAACTTCATCACCACCATCCACCGGATGCGCGCCCCGGGGATGAGCTGGGGGCGCCTGCCGCTGTTCATCTGGTCGCTCTACGCCACCGCCTGGGTCCAGGTGCTGGCCACCCCCATCCTCGGCATCACCCTGGCGCTGGTGCTGGTCGAGCGGCTGCTCGGCACCGGCCTGTTCGACCCCACCCGGGGGGGCGACCCGATCATGTTCCAGCACCTGTTCTGGATCTATTCCCACCCGGCGGTCTACATCATGGTGCTGCCCGGCATGGGGGTGATCTCGGACATCATCCCGGTGTTCGCCCGCAAGCCGGCCTTCGGCTACAAGGCCATCGCCGTCTCCTCCATCGCCATCGCCGCGGCCGGTTCCCTGGTCTGGGGGCACCACATGTTCACCAGCGGCATGAGCGACATGGCGGTGCTGGTCTTTTCGTTGCTGACCTTCGTCGTCGCCATCCCCTCGGCGGTCAAGGTCTTCAACTGGGTCGCCACCCTCTACAAGGGGTCGATCTCCCTCGACCCGCCGCTGCTCTTCGCCCTCTCCTTCATCCTGCTGTTCGCCATCGGCGGCCTGACCGGCCTGGTGCTGGGCGCCCCGGCCACCGACGTGCACGTGCACGACACCCATTTCGTGGTCGGCCACTTCCACTACACCATGTTCGGCGGCACCGGCATGGCCTTTTTCGCCGCCATGCACTACTGGCTGCCGAAGATCTACGGCCGCATGTACAACAAGCGCATCGCCACCATCGCCTGGGGCCTGATCTTCGTCGGCTTCAACGTGCTCTACCTGTCGATGAAGGTCGTCGGCATGCAGGGGATGCCGCGCCGCTACTACGACTACATCCCCGAATTCACCCGTCTCAACCAGCTGGCCACGGTCGGCTCCTGGATTCTCGGCATCGGGGTGTTTCTCATGTTCTTCAACCTGATCCGCGGCACCTTCCGCGGCCAGCCGGTCGGTGACAACCCCTGGGGGGGCGCCACCCTGGAATGGACCACCTCTTCACCGCCGCCGACGGAGAACTTCGAGGTCGACCCGGTGGTGACCCACGGCCCCTACGATTTCAAAGCAGCGGGGATCCTATGA
- a CDS encoding cytochrome c oxidase subunit 3 family protein: MSEVHKDYAGAKFGMWLFLFTELLLFGGLFILYGVYLHRYPEEFVKAGGELNVVFGAVNTLVLLTSSLAVAMSITALQKGNRRLTLVLLAVTIASALIFLVNKYFEWSAKIHHGLYPDSPHLKELAPGESVFFGLYYVTTGLHGLHVVIGGALLAWVFVQVRSGRVHAEDFVALENSGLYWHLVDLIWIFIFPLYYLIL; the protein is encoded by the coding sequence ATGAGCGAGGTGCACAAGGACTACGCCGGCGCCAAGTTCGGCATGTGGCTGTTTCTGTTCACCGAGCTGCTGCTGTTCGGCGGCTTGTTCATCCTCTACGGGGTCTACCTGCACCGCTACCCCGAGGAGTTCGTCAAGGCCGGCGGCGAGCTCAACGTGGTGTTCGGCGCGGTCAACACCCTGGTGCTGCTGACCAGCAGCCTGGCGGTGGCCATGTCGATCACCGCTCTGCAGAAGGGCAACCGCAGGTTGACCCTGGTGCTGCTGGCGGTCACCATCGCCTCGGCGCTGATCTTTCTGGTCAACAAGTACTTCGAATGGAGCGCCAAGATCCACCACGGCCTCTACCCCGACTCGCCCCACCTCAAGGAGCTGGCCCCGGGGGAGAGCGTCTTTTTCGGGCTCTACTACGTGACCACCGGCCTGCACGGGCTGCACGTGGTGATCGGCGGGGCCCTGCTGGCCTGGGTATTCGTCCAGGTGCGCTCCGGGCGGGTACATGCCGAGGATTTCGTGGCCCTGGAAAATTCCGGGCTCTACTGGCACCTGGTCGACCTGATCTGGATCTTCATCTTCCCGCTGTATTATTTGATTCTTTAG
- a CDS encoding cytochrome C oxidase subunit IV family protein — MAEQEHGHIVGYSTFVAVWLALLVLTAITVAVSRIHLGPLNIWVALGIASVKSGLVIAFFMHMKYEGRLLRLSLFAALVTLAIFIGFTFFDVLYR, encoded by the coding sequence ATGGCTGAACAAGAGCATGGACATATCGTGGGCTACAGCACCTTCGTCGCCGTCTGGCTGGCGTTGCTGGTGCTGACGGCGATCACCGTGGCGGTGTCCCGCATCCACCTCGGGCCGCTCAACATCTGGGTGGCGCTGGGAATCGCCTCGGTGAAGTCGGGGCTGGTGATCGCTTTTTTCATGCACATGAAATACGAGGGGAGGCTGCTGCGGCTGAGCCTGTTCGCGGCCCTGGTGACCCTGGCCATCTTCATCGGGTTCACTTTTTTCGACGTACTCTACAGGTGA
- the coxB gene encoding cytochrome c oxidase subunit II has translation MNPQIVSTTETVDFVFFFIFGISAIMLLGITAAMVYFVVRYNRKRHPHPTSDKASNLTLEVVWTVIPSILVMGMFYYGWAGYLALRNVPEGALVVKATGRMWSWSFEYANGKLSDKLYVPAGQPVKVDIHSTDVLHSFYIPAFRVKRDAVPGLESHVWFNAEQPGSYDIFCAEYCGVAHAAMISTVEALTPHEFEEWYRGEPAAAEADEGEALLTRFGCIGCHSLDGSKKVGPTFQGLFGSSREVLSAGQKRTLTADEEYLKRSILEPAADIVEGFPPAMPAYQGQISEFELEEIIEYFKRMAGAKKTQSLGEQLMLRQGCVGCHSTDGSKSVGPTLKGVFGRQVKVLRDGKELTIEADEQYLRQSLIQPQADQVQGYPPIMPTFGALPEEEIEALVEYLKTLQ, from the coding sequence GTGAATCCTCAAATCGTTTCGACCACGGAAACCGTCGACTTCGTCTTTTTCTTCATCTTCGGCATCTCGGCGATCATGCTGCTGGGCATCACCGCGGCGATGGTCTATTTCGTGGTCCGCTACAACCGCAAGCGCCACCCCCACCCGACCTCGGACAAGGCCTCCAACCTGACGCTCGAGGTGGTCTGGACGGTGATCCCCTCGATCCTGGTGATGGGGATGTTCTACTACGGCTGGGCCGGCTACCTCGCCCTGCGCAACGTCCCCGAGGGGGCGCTGGTGGTCAAGGCCACCGGGCGCATGTGGTCCTGGAGCTTCGAGTACGCCAACGGCAAGCTCAGCGACAAGCTCTACGTTCCGGCCGGGCAGCCGGTGAAGGTGGACATCCACTCCACCGACGTGCTCCACTCGTTTTACATCCCCGCTTTCCGGGTCAAGCGCGACGCGGTTCCCGGGCTCGAGAGCCACGTCTGGTTCAACGCCGAACAGCCCGGCTCCTACGACATCTTCTGCGCCGAATACTGCGGGGTGGCCCACGCGGCGATGATCTCCACCGTCGAGGCGCTCACCCCCCACGAGTTCGAGGAATGGTACCGGGGCGAGCCCGCGGCCGCCGAGGCGGACGAGGGCGAGGCTCTGCTGACCCGCTTCGGCTGCATCGGCTGCCACTCCCTGGACGGCAGCAAAAAGGTCGGTCCGACCTTCCAGGGACTGTTCGGCAGCAGCCGCGAGGTGCTCAGCGCCGGGCAGAAGCGGACCCTGACCGCCGACGAGGAGTACCTGAAGCGCTCCATCCTCGAACCGGCGGCCGATATCGTCGAGGGCTTCCCGCCGGCGATGCCCGCCTACCAGGGGCAGATCTCCGAGTTCGAGCTCGAGGAGATCATCGAGTACTTCAAGCGGATGGCCGGGGCGAAAAAGACCCAGTCCCTCGGCGAACAGCTGATGCTCAGGCAGGGGTGCGTCGGCTGCCACTCCACCGATGGCAGCAAGAGCGTCGGCCCCACCCTGAAGGGGGTGTTCGGCCGCCAGGTGAAGGTGCTGCGTGACGGCAAGGAGCTGACCATCGAAGCCGACGAGCAGTACCTCAGACAGTCCCTGATCCAGCCGCAGGCGGACCAGGTCCAGGGCTATCCGCCGATCATGCCGACCTTCGGCGCCCTGCCGGAGGAGGAGATCGAAGCCCTGGTGGAATATCTGAAAACGCTGCAATGA